In one window of Camelina sativa cultivar DH55 chromosome 15, Cs, whole genome shotgun sequence DNA:
- the LOC104748943 gene encoding uncharacterized protein LOC104748943, whose protein sequence is MAKWAVELSEYDIEYRSRPSLKSQVLADFITELSPELDDPTPAVEQWTMFVDGSSTNQGSRVGLILRSPTGEILEQALKLNFKASNNETEYEAVLVGLRLAQGLGVKHLQVFCDSQLVVSQFSGEFDTKNKRMGAYRQLVRTLSGEFTSFSLTKVPRNENASADALAALANRSDPELRCTIPIECIEAPSIDPDSQIALINDDPIPMEVDEPIEDMADIVKPPEDWQTEIKLYISDGTVPADRWAARRLKARSARYILLDGELFRRSASGVFLTCVTRDEAERIMMEVHEGEGGNHSGGRALALKIKKDGHYWPTMMADCETFAAKCEACQRHGPMRHVPPELLNTVTAPYPFMCWAMDAIGPLPASKSKKYVLVLTVYFTKWVEAESFTRIQSLDVTNFIWKNIICRHGLPYEIVTDNGNGQAEATNKSIVDGLKKRLGRRKGAWADHLDGVRWSYRTTPRRRTGQSPFSLAYGLEALAPAEAGVLTLRRTMMVDNPKLNNEMLIDHNDLAEELRDKALVRMQHYQDAAARYYNKTVRQRRFNEGDLVLREVFENTKEVNAGKLGARWEGPYLISRAVRPGVYELVTMARERIKNSSFREXISDGQSPALNLGGLTRRLDFSDAQFEQRNPPPQTTSSIRPTNPNLRIHEISAAPVTRLANSGPCFELEEIKSQISGMNTLLHRAISTAPEIDRIVEVTRQSPFTQRIARAAIPNVKLKLPIYQGDKDPVQFMTSFMATMSKAGFTDEQTPVAVSYS, encoded by the exons ATGGCGAAATGGGCGGTCGAGctcagcgagtacgacatcgaataCCGTTCTCGCCCAAGTCTGAAGTCACAAGTTCTGGCTGACTTCATCACCGAACTGTCGCCCGAGCTTGACGATCCCACTCCCGCGGTGGAGCAATGGACAATGTTCGTCGACGGTTCGTCAACAAATCAAGGATCCAGGGTCGGACTCATACTCCGATCCCCCACCGGAGAAATCCTCGAGCAGGCGTTAAAGCTCAATTTCAAAGCATCGAACAACGAAACCGAGTACGAGGCCGTTCTCGTAGGACTCCGGCTAGCCCAGGGACTTGGAGTCAAACACCTGCAGGTCTTCTGTGACTCCCAACTCGTAGTCAGTCAATTCAGCGGCGAATTCGACACCAAAAACAAGCGAATGGGAGCATATCGACAGTTGGTCCGCACGCTATCCGGCGAATTTACGTCTTTTTCTCTGACGAAGGTTCCACGGAACGAAAACGCATCAGCCGACGCCCTCGCAGCTCTGGCGAACCGCTCCGACCCCGAGTTACGGTGTACCATTCCCATTGAATGCATCGAGGCTCCCAGCATTGATCCGGACAGCCAGATCGCCCTCATCAACGACGACCCAATCCCGATGGAAGTCGACGAGCCGATAGAAGATATGGCGGACATCGTCAAGCCTCCCGAAGATTGGCAAACCGAGATCAAACTTTACATCTCCGATGGCACCGTCCCGGCAGACCGATGGGCAGCTCGACGACTTAAGGCTCGAAGTGCCAGGTACATCCTGTTGGACGGGGAACTATTTCGCCGGAGTGCTTCGGGAGTGTTCCTTACCTGTGTTACTCGGGACGAGGCCGAACGTATCATGATGGAAGTGCATGAAGGCGAGGGTGGCAACCATTCTGGCGGACGCGCACTTgctctcaaaatcaaaaaggaCGGACACTATTGGCCTACCATGATGGCCGATTGTGAAACTTTCGCGGCCAAATGCGAAGCTTGTCAGCGCCATGGACCCATGCGACACGTCCCGCCCGAACTATTAAACACCGTCACTGCTCCGTATCCATTTATGTGCTGGGCCATGGATGCCATAGGACCTTTGCCGGCATCCAAATCCAAGAAGTATGTCCTAGTGCTGACCGTTTACTTCACCAAGTGGGTGGAGGCAGAATCTTTCACAAGGATTCAATCCTTAGACGTGACCAATTTCatatggaagaacatcatatgtcgcCACGGACTCCCATACGAGATTGTCACCGACAACG GCAATGGTCAAGCTGAAGCCACGAATAAGTCGATCGTCGATGGGCTCAAAAAACGGCTCGGTCGAAGGAAAGGAGCGTGGGCAGATCACCTCGATGGCGTGCGGTGGTCATACCGCACAACTCCGCGGCGGCGCACGGGACAGTCCCCTTTCTCCCTCGCATATGGTCTCGAAGCACTTGCCCCGGCTGAAGCAGGAGTCCTGACACTTCGTCGCACTATGATGGTCGATAATCCCAAACTTAACAATGAGATGCTGATCGACCACAACGATCTTGCCGAAGAACTGCGTGACAAAGCTCTAGTTCGGATGCAACACTACCAAGATGCAGCGGCTCGATACTACAATAAGACTGTTCGTCAGCGGCGTTTTAACGAAGGTGATCTGGTTCTGCGAGAAGTCTTCGAGAACACCAAGGAAGTAAACGCCGGTAAACTCGGCGCTCGATGGGAAGGTCCATACCTCATATCTAGAGCAGTTCGTCCGGGTGTTTATGAACTCGTAACAATGGCCAGGGAACGAatcaaaaactc GAGTTTTCGGGAATNGATCTCTGACGGACAATCGCCAGCACTCAACTTGGGCGGTCTCACTCGTCGTCTCGACTTTTCGGACGCACAATTCGAGCAGAGGAATCCTCCCCCTCAAACAACGTCGAGCATTCGACCGACGAATCCGAATTTACGGATACACGAGATCTCGGCCGCCCCGGTCACCCGCCTTGCGAACTCCGGACCTTGCTTCGAACTCGAAGAAATCAAGTCACAGATTAGCGGCATGAACACGCTCCTCCATCGAGCTATCAGCACGGCCCCCGAGATCGATAGGATTGTCGAAGTAACTCGGCAGTCACCATTCACTCAACGGATAGCACGGGCTGCCATACCGAACGTCAAGCTGAAGCTTCCGATCTACCAGGGAGACAAAGATCCGGTCCAGTTCATGACATCCTTCATGGCAACCATGTCAAAGGCAGGATTCACCGACGAACAGACGCCGGTTGCTGTCAGCTATTCGTAG
- the LOC104748944 gene encoding uncharacterized protein LOC104748944 — protein MTNNHRVEHHEPRKHHEPQDRKKGVIHAVSEVDDQEKQPSDLKELYCDFHMYPGHSTQECVHLKNYLYAKYLSGKVEATYQPKSARGGRGRRGGWRGGRSNRGCGAVGRRGYDGLPNAVQQPVNQAPVNHQEEAPQADELPGPPKRQRGQNPERVNSPPRGRITMILCPPEDCADSVRALKKRARQVCALQTAPSEPSLCKDPISFTSDDAKGIQHPHSDPLVIEVSMGDFDVERVLIDTGSTVNVLCWQTLEKMGVTPNQLKPETQTLTGYDGVAKMSMGDVKLQVRAGEVTRKTKFAVVDAPPIYNAILGVPWIYAMQAVPSTYHLCLKFPTPTGIGTLYGDQRVARACSVIEKKQRKTEAA, from the coding sequence ATGACGAACAACCATCGGGTCGAACACCACGAACCCCGCAAGCACCATGAACCCCAGGATCGCAAAAAGGGCGTCATCCACGCAGTCTCCGAGGTGGACGATCAAGAAAAGCAGCCATCCGACCTGAAGGAACTCTACTGCGATTTTCACATGTACCCCGGTCACTCCACACAAGAGTGCGTCCACCTGAAGAACTACCTGTACGCGAAGTATCTCTCCGGCAAGGTCGAAGCTACTTATCAGCCAAAAAGCGCCCGTGGAGGCAGAGGTCGCCGAGGGGGATGGCGCGGAGGACGATCTAACCGAGGCTGTGGTGCAGTCGGCAGACGGGGCTACGACGGACTACCCAACGCAGTCCAACAGCCGGTCAACCAAGCACCCGTGAATCATCAGGAGGAGGCGCCCCAAGCAGACGAACTGCCTGGCCCTCCGAAACGACAGAGGGGACAAAACCCGGAGCGGGTCAATTCCCCTCCCCGTGGACGAATAACCATGATACTTTGTCCACCAGAGGACTGCGCAGACTCTGTTCGCGCACTAAAGAAGAGGGCACGACAAGTTTGCGCCCTTCAAACTGCTCCGAGCGAGCCTTCACTCTGCAAGGACCCGATATCATTCACTTCGGATGACGCCAAAGGGATCCAACACCCCCATTCAGACCCTTTGGTTATCGAAGTCTCGATGGGCGACTTCGACGTCGAACGAGTCCTGATTGACACTGGGAGCACCGTCAATGTACTCTGCTGGCAAACGTTAGAAAAAATGGGCGTCACACCAAACCAACTAAAACCCGAAACTCAAACGCTGACGGGCTATGACGGGGTCGCCAAGATGTCGATGGGAGACGTAAAACTACAAGTGCGAGCCGGCGAAGTGACCCGGAAGACTAAATTCGCAGTCGTTGATGCACCACCAATCTACAACGCTATTTTGGGGGTACCGTGGATATatgcgatgcaggccgtaccatcgacctatcacctctgcctcaaattcccaACTCCTACAGGAATTGGCACACTTTACGGCGACCAGAGGGTGGCCCGAGCCTGCTCTGTTATcgaaaagaagcagaggaagacggAGGccgcatag